The following are encoded together in the Carettochelys insculpta isolate YL-2023 chromosome 24, ASM3395843v1, whole genome shotgun sequence genome:
- the SMIM12 gene encoding small integral membrane protein 12, with protein sequence MWPLLWTTMRTYAPYVTFPVAFVVGAVGYHLEWFIRGDAPQLAEEEKSISERREDRKLQEIAGKDLTEVVSLKDKLEFTPRAVLNRNRPEKS encoded by the coding sequence ATGTGGCCCTTGCTCTGGACGACCATGCGGACCTACGCCCCTTATGTCACCTTCCCCGTGGCCTTcgtggtgggggcggtggggtACCACCTGGAGTGGTTCATCCGGGGTGACGCCCCGCAGCTGGCTGAGGAGGAGAAGAGCATCTCAGAGCGGCGGGAGGACAGGAAGCTGCAGGAGATTGCGGGCAAGGACCTGACCGAGGTGGTGAGCCTCAAGGACAAGCTGGAATTCACCCCCAGGGCCGTGCTGAACAGGAACCGCCCAGAGAAGAGTTAA